Proteins encoded in a region of the Candidatus Aegiribacteria sp. genome:
- a CDS encoding ABC transporter permease: MADKWGIARLVLLMESLVAKDLKVRYKRSVLGFAWFLLKPLFSMVVYYFVFTRILRFGGAIQHFSLFLLTGLLPWNFFSSSLSATTSSLLDNHRLIRSIYFPRMALPAAEVAANLVHLLLALVVLEVVLIIFGHYPGISIVLILPALILLTMMTVGIGMLVSIGNVFYRDVKQFIEVLLLAWFYASPIIYPLDSIGVDIIQSQKLVAILKFNPVSGFMEIMHSIFYAGTWPPLWCWISLGSWSFVLLFIGIAVFRKAEPVVVKEL, encoded by the coding sequence ATGGCTGATAAATGGGGTATAGCAAGACTGGTCCTTTTGATGGAAAGCCTGGTGGCCAAGGATCTGAAAGTACGCTACAAGAGGTCTGTACTTGGTTTTGCCTGGTTTCTTCTGAAACCCCTGTTCAGCATGGTTGTATACTATTTTGTATTTACACGGATACTGCGGTTCGGCGGGGCGATACAACACTTCTCACTTTTCCTGCTGACAGGACTGCTGCCATGGAATTTCTTCTCCTCATCTCTTTCCGCAACCACATCGAGCCTTCTGGATAACCACAGGCTGATAAGGAGCATATACTTTCCCAGGATGGCTCTTCCGGCGGCCGAGGTAGCGGCCAACCTTGTTCACCTGCTCCTTGCACTTGTTGTACTGGAAGTTGTTCTCATCATATTCGGGCACTATCCGGGGATTTCTATTGTTTTAATACTTCCGGCTTTAATCCTTCTGACGATGATGACAGTGGGAATCGGAATGCTGGTTTCCATCGGAAATGTTTTCTACAGAGACGTCAAACAGTTCATAGAAGTTCTGCTTCTTGCCTGGTTCTACGCGTCCCCGATTATTTATCCACTGGATTCAATTGGTGTTGATATAATTCAGTCTCAGAAGCTGGTGGCTATTCTTAAATTCAATCCCGTTTCAGGTTTCATGGAGATAATGCATTCGATTTTTTATGCGGGTACATGGCCGCCATTATGGTGCTGGATATCCCTGGGCTCCTGGTCCTTCGTGCTGCTGTTTATTGGCATCGCAGTCTTCAGAAAAGCCGAGCCAGTGGTTGTAAAGGAGTTGTAA
- the der gene encoding ribosome biogenesis GTPase Der, which translates to MSSLPTVAIVGRVNVGKSTLFNRIAGGRIAIVDDQPGVTRDRKITWANWSGYDFLVIDTGGLEPGSEDAFQESIERQINLALLEADAVILVVDAVSGIHPFDIEAAELVRKTGLPSFLAVNKIDNNQRMDLVPEFYRLGLGDPWPVSGLHGHGSGDLLDAVIAVLPAVVKSEYTGLSMAVVGRPNVGKSSIVNRLCREERNIVTDVPGTTRDSIDTMVTWHDNEIKIVDTAGLRRKSRKMDDVEFYSTVRAWKSISRGDVVLVLMDGTEYPVQQDIRIAAKAWDMGKGVVIGVNKIDLGINRELWIDSIIQRFNQAKNIPILFFSALTGEGADRILPTVVKVGEMRESEFSTPEVNRRIQKAVEDVQPPSPRGKLVKLFYATQVGQKPPKILIFSNRPEDIPENYRRYIENNLRDCLGMKGVPLKVIYRKRKH; encoded by the coding sequence ATGTCCAGTTTACCGACTGTCGCTATAGTGGGCAGAGTAAATGTGGGAAAATCAACATTGTTCAACCGCATCGCGGGAGGACGCATAGCGATAGTTGACGATCAGCCCGGGGTTACGAGAGACAGGAAGATAACCTGGGCAAACTGGTCAGGCTACGACTTTCTTGTCATTGACACCGGCGGGCTGGAGCCAGGCAGTGAAGATGCTTTTCAGGAGAGTATTGAACGTCAGATAAACCTTGCTCTTCTGGAAGCTGATGCCGTAATTCTTGTGGTTGACGCGGTATCAGGGATTCATCCTTTCGATATTGAGGCTGCGGAACTTGTGCGGAAAACGGGTCTGCCATCATTTCTTGCCGTGAATAAAATCGATAACAATCAGAGAATGGATCTTGTGCCGGAATTCTACAGACTGGGTCTGGGAGATCCATGGCCGGTAAGCGGGCTGCATGGCCACGGGTCGGGTGATCTGCTTGATGCTGTGATCGCCGTTCTTCCTGCCGTTGTAAAAAGCGAGTACACGGGACTTTCTATGGCAGTGGTTGGAAGGCCGAATGTCGGAAAAAGCTCGATAGTCAACAGGTTATGCCGGGAAGAAAGGAATATCGTAACAGACGTTCCGGGAACCACCAGGGATTCTATAGACACCATGGTTACATGGCATGATAATGAGATAAAGATTGTTGATACGGCAGGACTGCGAAGAAAATCACGCAAAATGGATGATGTGGAGTTCTACAGCACAGTGAGAGCCTGGAAATCCATCTCCCGCGGGGATGTGGTTCTGGTTCTGATGGATGGGACGGAGTATCCTGTTCAGCAGGACATTCGCATTGCGGCAAAAGCCTGGGATATGGGCAAGGGTGTTGTAATAGGTGTTAACAAGATCGACCTGGGGATAAACAGGGAACTCTGGATAGACAGCATCATTCAACGTTTCAACCAGGCGAAGAACATCCCGATTCTTTTCTTTTCCGCTCTGACCGGGGAAGGTGCGGACAGAATACTCCCAACAGTTGTCAAGGTCGGGGAAATGCGGGAATCGGAATTCTCAACCCCCGAGGTGAACAGAAGAATACAGAAGGCAGTAGAAGATGTTCAGCCTCCATCACCAAGAGGGAAACTGGTCAAGCTATTCTATGCCACCCAGGTAGGGCAGAAACCTCCGAAGATCCTGATATTCTCAAATCGTCCCGAGGATATTCCGGAGAATTACCGGCGCTATATTGAGAATAACCTTAGGGATTGTCTTGGAATGAAAGGGGTTCCCCTGAAAGTTATCTACAGAAAGAGGAAGCATTGA
- a CDS encoding ABC transporter ATP-binding protein: MDTGFIRMNEVTLDYRLYHDRAVSLRETMLNLFNRKTRTENFRALEDVSINIDQGESVAIIGSNGAGKSTTLKILAGIYRPTSGTAVSYGRIASLLDLGVGFHPDLTGEENLMLNGAMLGLCRNDMKLLVPEIADFAQLSRFMDTPVKYYSNGMFMRLGFSLATAVDPDILLIDEVLAVGDAEFQQKCHQRIWDFRKRGKTIIFVSHDLEAVSKLCNRAIWLNEGRIKMDSDAEDVLSGYLQNVSARMNDVSTTATQKEWGSREIWFDSVKLRNSDGIPTRTFRKGEGIIVDTVIKSRIPSRVDNVVFGFSIHRTDGETVIGTNNLEMNQPLLSFTGSLESSIRIDLDIREPGTYLLGIALTDPEAGKDYHWQEFFYPITLIEERKNPPLRLSQAIWKHE, translated from the coding sequence TTGGATACCGGCTTTATCCGCATGAATGAAGTTACGCTGGATTACAGGCTTTACCATGACAGGGCTGTATCACTGCGGGAAACAATGCTGAATCTGTTCAATAGAAAAACAAGGACGGAAAACTTCAGAGCGCTTGAAGATGTCAGTATCAATATTGATCAGGGCGAATCAGTGGCGATAATCGGATCGAACGGCGCGGGGAAATCAACCACTCTCAAAATACTGGCAGGAATATACCGGCCTACATCGGGAACCGCGGTATCATACGGAAGGATTGCGTCCCTTCTGGATCTTGGGGTTGGCTTTCACCCCGATCTTACAGGCGAAGAAAACCTGATGCTTAATGGCGCCATGCTTGGTCTGTGCAGGAACGATATGAAGCTGCTCGTTCCCGAAATTGCGGATTTCGCCCAGCTTTCCCGATTCATGGATACTCCCGTGAAATACTATTCCAACGGTATGTTCATGAGGCTGGGTTTCAGCCTTGCGACGGCTGTAGATCCGGATATACTGCTGATTGATGAAGTACTTGCTGTGGGTGACGCGGAGTTCCAGCAGAAATGCCACCAGCGAATATGGGATTTCAGGAAAAGAGGAAAGACGATAATTTTCGTTTCACATGACCTTGAAGCCGTGTCAAAGCTGTGCAACAGAGCCATCTGGCTGAATGAAGGCAGGATTAAGATGGATTCCGACGCGGAGGACGTTCTGTCAGGGTACCTGCAGAATGTATCGGCGAGAATGAACGATGTATCCACAACCGCGACTCAGAAAGAATGGGGCAGCAGGGAAATCTGGTTCGATTCGGTCAAACTGAGAAACTCGGATGGTATTCCAACCAGAACATTCAGAAAAGGGGAAGGGATTATTGTAGATACGGTCATAAAGAGCCGTATTCCCTCGAGGGTAGATAATGTGGTTTTCGGTTTTTCCATTCATAGAACAGACGGTGAAACAGTAATCGGAACGAATAATCTTGAAATGAACCAGCCCCTGCTGAGTTTCACCGGTTCGCTCGAATCCAGCATCAGAATAGACCTGGATATCAGAGAACCTGGAACCTATCTTCTTGGCATTGCCCTTACAGATCCGGA
- the plsY gene encoding glycerol-3-phosphate 1-O-acyltransferase PlsY has protein sequence MILWPGIFYILFAFFSGSVPWSWLLGKLRGVDIRKEGSGNTGATNLFRVCGRRVGFAGLFLDALKGALPVLAAKYGITGFTLPAGQWVLAASSVFAVIGHVFSPWLGFRGGKGVATTLGVLLILSPLTVAVGFAVFILVLSTARYVSLGSISAAVAMIPAVFILEPGEPSIQIIICLVAVLIIVRHKSNIVRLLRGEEDKFSFRGGKDG, from the coding sequence ATGATCCTCTGGCCAGGTATTTTCTACATTCTGTTCGCTTTTTTTTCCGGTTCCGTACCCTGGTCATGGCTTCTGGGTAAACTCCGGGGCGTTGATATAAGGAAAGAGGGTTCCGGTAACACAGGCGCTACGAACCTGTTTCGGGTATGCGGCAGACGAGTAGGCTTTGCCGGGTTGTTTCTGGATGCTCTAAAGGGAGCACTGCCCGTTCTTGCCGCGAAGTATGGAATTACGGGTTTCACGCTTCCAGCCGGGCAATGGGTTCTGGCCGCCTCCTCCGTCTTCGCTGTTATAGGGCATGTTTTCAGCCCCTGGCTTGGATTTCGCGGAGGTAAAGGTGTCGCTACAACTCTTGGTGTTCTGCTGATTTTATCACCTCTGACAGTCGCAGTTGGTTTTGCCGTGTTTATCCTTGTTCTTTCAACCGCAAGATACGTATCTCTCGGCTCAATATCGGCGGCAGTGGCGATGATACCTGCGGTTTTCATTCTGGAGCCCGGTGAGCCTTCCATCCAGATAATTATATGTCTTGTTGCCGTTCTTATTATTGTAAGACATAAATCGAATATTGTACGATTACTGAGGGGGGAAGAAGACAAATTCAGTTTTCGCGGTGGGAAAGATGGCTGA